A genome region from Anastrepha obliqua isolate idAnaObli1 chromosome 4, idAnaObli1_1.0, whole genome shotgun sequence includes the following:
- the LOC129245343 gene encoding deubiquitinase DESI2-like: MNSNKPAFSKFNFGSCFKTPFTRIHNESNASATTTTITSTATSVRQQPRNCEHAPLGKLCEPVKLNVYDIVKMNEYSAYIGLGVFHSGIEVYGTEFAYGGHQFPFTGIFEMLPRDQADLGTNFQFRQTVNLGCTQFTCQQVYQIVEELGEKFTGSSYHLINCNCNHFCDYLAQFLCGKGIPGWVNRLATISAYVPFLQRILPRDWLTPRSTLRESVTVMENSNSTSFTNVLNKQI, from the coding sequence ATGAATTCGAATAAACCAGcgtttagtaaatttaatttcggCAGCTGCTTTAAAACGCCGTTTACAAGAATACACAATGAATCAAATGcgtcagcaacaacaacgacaataaCATCAACAGCAACTTCAGTAAGGCAGCAACCACGTAATTGTGAGCACGCGCCTCTTGGCAAATTATGTGAACCGGTCAAACTGAATGTTTATGACATAgtaaaaatgaatgaatattcTGCGTATATCGGACTAGGCGTCTTTCACTCCGGAATCGAGGTATATGGCACAGAATTTGCTTATGGTGGGCATCAGTTTCCCTTTACGGGTATCTTTGAAATGTTGCCACGCGATCAAGCGGATTTAGGTACGAATTTTCAATTTCGTCAAACCGTTAACTTGGGTTGCACACAATTCACATGTCAGCAGGTGTATCAGATTGTCGAAGAGTTGGGTGAGAAGTTCACTGGCAGTTCATATCACTTGATCAATTGCAATTGTAATCATTTCTGTGACTATTTGGCGCAATTTCTCTGCGGCAAGGGCATACCAGGTTGGGTAAATCGCCTGGCAACCATCAGCGCGTACGTGCCTTTCTTGCAACGCATTCTACCACGAGATTGGCTGACGCCAAGATCGACGCTGCGCGAAAGTGTAACCGTAATGGAAAATAGTAATTCAACCTCATTTACTAATGTACTTAATAAAcagatataa